Proteins from a genomic interval of Bradyrhizobium sp. CCGB01:
- a CDS encoding alpha-amylase family glycosyl hydrolase: MTSENLVREAWWRTAVIYEIALISFQDSGGDGKGDLTGLMSRIDYLKWLGVDAVWLTPIYKSPFRDLGYDISDYCSIDPAFGDLDGFDRALGALHAHGIRLILDLVPNHTANDHEWFVESRSSSDNPKADWYIWADAAENGGPPNNWLSRFGGSAGEWCETRRQYYYHSFLVEQPDLNWRNPGVQQAVADVMRFWLDRGVDGFRVDASAVLIKDALLRDNPPNPNAKGKPPPQRQTPVFTDDRPETMECIEFIRSVIDEYFGRLLCGEVQGKTDRIGHFYGTERPRLHLPLNFALLDTPWDALSLQATVDAYFNALPEDAWPVWVIGGHDKPRIASKIGETQMRILAMLLMTLKGTPFLFMGDEIGRKRVSIPPDRVRDPFEKLVPGYGLCRDPERAPLRWDASAGGGFSSGCPWLPLDPEGSANVIGQRSDERSMLSLFRALMALRREQACLREGRYEPLRAQHDVLAFKRVVRGDEMLIVLNIAAEPRRWTWQGSGRLLLSTHLDQTSRSLPDGSILLRGNEGVIIAIEPR; encoded by the coding sequence ATGACGTCGGAGAATTTGGTTAGAGAGGCGTGGTGGCGAACTGCAGTTATCTACGAAATCGCGCTGATCTCCTTTCAAGACTCCGGCGGAGATGGCAAGGGTGACCTGACCGGCCTCATGTCGCGCATCGACTACTTGAAATGGCTGGGCGTCGATGCGGTCTGGCTCACGCCGATCTACAAGAGCCCCTTCCGCGACCTCGGCTATGATATCTCCGACTATTGCTCCATCGACCCCGCATTCGGCGACCTCGACGGGTTCGACAGGGCGCTCGGCGCCCTTCACGCGCACGGCATCCGCCTCATTCTCGATCTCGTGCCCAATCACACCGCCAACGATCATGAATGGTTCGTCGAGAGCCGCAGTTCGTCCGACAATCCGAAGGCCGACTGGTACATCTGGGCTGATGCGGCCGAAAATGGCGGCCCGCCGAACAATTGGCTGAGCCGATTCGGCGGCAGCGCGGGGGAATGGTGTGAGACGCGACGGCAATACTACTATCACTCGTTCCTGGTCGAGCAACCAGACCTCAACTGGCGCAACCCGGGTGTCCAGCAAGCCGTGGCCGATGTCATGCGCTTCTGGCTCGATCGGGGCGTCGACGGTTTCCGTGTCGATGCCAGCGCGGTCCTGATCAAGGACGCGCTTCTGCGCGACAATCCGCCGAACCCGAACGCCAAAGGTAAACCGCCGCCACAGCGCCAGACGCCGGTCTTCACCGACGACCGGCCGGAGACAATGGAGTGCATCGAGTTCATCCGAAGCGTGATCGATGAATATTTCGGGCGGCTGCTGTGCGGTGAGGTCCAGGGCAAGACAGATCGCATTGGCCACTTCTACGGCACGGAGCGGCCGCGCCTGCACCTTCCACTCAACTTCGCGCTGCTCGATACGCCATGGGATGCGCTGTCGCTGCAGGCGACGGTGGATGCCTATTTCAACGCACTTCCCGAGGATGCATGGCCGGTGTGGGTGATCGGAGGTCATGACAAGCCGCGGATCGCGAGCAAGATCGGCGAAACGCAGATGCGCATCTTGGCGATGCTCCTGATGACCTTGAAGGGAACACCGTTCCTTTTCATGGGGGACGAGATCGGCCGCAAGCGGGTGTCGATCCCGCCCGATCGCGTTCGCGACCCCTTCGAGAAGCTCGTGCCAGGTTATGGCTTGTGTCGAGATCCCGAGCGCGCGCCGCTCCGTTGGGACGCCAGTGCCGGGGGCGGCTTCTCGAGCGGCTGCCCCTGGTTGCCGCTTGACCCGGAAGGCTCGGCCAATGTGATCGGGCAGCGGAGCGATGAACGGTCCATGTTGTCGCTGTTTCGCGCCCTGATGGCATTGCGCCGCGAACAGGCCTGCCTTCGCGAAGGCCGCTACGAGCCGCTGCGGGCTCAGCACGATGTGCTCGCCTTCAAGCGCGTCGTGCGCGGCGATGAGATGCTGATCGTCCTCAACATCGCTGCCGAGCCGAGACGATGGACGTGGCAAGGAAGCGGCCGATTGCTGTTGTCGACCCATCTCGACCAGACCTCGAGATCGTTGCCGGACGGTTCGATCCTGCTTCGCGGCAATGAAGGCGTGATCATCGCGATCGAACCGCGATGA
- a CDS encoding NAD(P)/FAD-dependent oxidoreductase, which yields MFRDCLIVGGGPAGLMAAIYLARFRRDVCVIDAGASRATLIPRSHNLPGFTGGLPGTELLARMSAQLSELRVPVLHAEVTALEMTKHGFHATWSGGDADAATVVLACGLVDIHPPCDEWQLAVAEGTLRYCPICDAYEAKGLRIAVVGPLQHAASKAMFLRGFSQDVTLLATEMGAAEQISAMTEAGIHLVDAPDLRFRRADHKLETIGLETNLQFDVVYPAMGAEVRSQLALSLGAAHTDQGCLKVDDHQRTSVAGLYGIGDVVRDLNQISVAFGHAALAACTIHNSLPRRLA from the coding sequence ATGTTCCGGGATTGCCTGATCGTCGGCGGAGGGCCTGCAGGACTGATGGCAGCGATCTACCTGGCGCGCTTTCGCCGCGATGTTTGCGTGATCGACGCGGGAGCAAGTCGCGCAACCCTGATTCCCCGCAGTCACAATCTGCCTGGTTTTACCGGTGGCTTGCCCGGAACGGAGCTTCTGGCCCGGATGTCCGCGCAACTCTCGGAGCTCAGAGTGCCCGTGCTCCACGCAGAGGTCACGGCTCTTGAGATGACCAAGCATGGATTTCATGCAACCTGGTCCGGCGGAGATGCCGACGCTGCGACCGTGGTGCTCGCATGCGGCCTGGTCGATATCCATCCCCCATGCGACGAATGGCAGCTTGCCGTCGCCGAGGGCACGTTGCGGTACTGTCCGATCTGTGACGCCTATGAAGCGAAGGGCCTCCGTATCGCGGTCGTCGGGCCGCTGCAGCATGCGGCGTCCAAAGCGATGTTTCTGCGCGGCTTCTCCCAGGACGTCACCCTGCTCGCCACCGAAATGGGCGCGGCTGAACAGATCTCTGCCATGACCGAAGCCGGCATTCATCTCGTCGACGCGCCGGACCTACGCTTCCGGCGCGCGGATCATAAGCTTGAGACAATTGGTCTCGAAACAAATTTGCAATTCGATGTCGTATACCCCGCCATGGGCGCCGAGGTGCGGTCCCAGCTCGCGCTATCGCTGGGTGCTGCGCATACGGATCAAGGCTGCCTCAAGGTGGACGATCATCAGCGGACATCGGTGGCCGGTCTTTACGGCATCGGAGACGTCGTCCGCGACCTGAATCAGATCAGCGTCGCCTTTGGGCATGCCGCTCTCGCCGCCTGCACCATTCACAACAGTCTTCCTCGACGTCTTGCGTAG
- a CDS encoding NUDIX hydrolase, with protein sequence MTKSSKLVAAKRGKVLLVRRRSDGRWMSPGGRRRPNESEKECLRREIKEELPKLKLGRVSLWKEITAKNKRSGRKMSDAIFVAKNARGKLVIGDPKEIDRAAMPAQKQASAQALVPMTGVGSAHGDRVAGLPFSAGTRRATPPRLPAPPNFVDG encoded by the coding sequence ATGACGAAATCATCGAAGCTGGTTGCTGCGAAGCGTGGCAAGGTGCTCCTCGTAAGGCGTCGGTCGGACGGCCGCTGGATGTCTCCGGGCGGCCGCCGTCGCCCGAACGAATCCGAAAAGGAATGCTTGCGCCGAGAAATCAAAGAGGAGCTGCCAAAACTCAAGCTTGGACGCGTAAGCCTCTGGAAGGAGATCACGGCGAAAAACAAGCGGTCGGGGCGGAAGATGAGCGATGCGATCTTCGTCGCCAAGAACGCCAGAGGCAAGCTAGTCATCGGCGATCCGAAGGAGATCGACCGGGCCGCGATGCCGGCACAAAAACAAGCGTCGGCTCAAGCGCTCGTTCCTATGACAGGTGTTGGTTCAGCTCACGGCGATCGCGTAGCGGGCCTTCCTTTCAGTGCCGGGACTCGCCGAGCTACGCCGCCGCGTCTACCCGCGCCGCCCAACTTCGTTGATGGCTGA
- a CDS encoding tyrosine-type recombinase/integrase, with the protein MTVTPTTIPAVSKHVPWNKGKIVGAKPPLRPKHVWSIRTKLQVEGRMRDLALFNVAIDSKLRGCDVVALKVDDLAPSGYSADRATVRQKKTGRPVKFELTESARQAIDDYLRVTGKKSGEYLFTGRRLSGYMTTRQYARLLSHWADIGLDPHLFGTHSLRRTKATLIYRRTGNLRAVQLLLGHTKIESTVRYHGIEVDDALVIAEQVDI; encoded by the coding sequence ATGACCGTTACCCCAACCACCATCCCCGCTGTCTCGAAGCATGTTCCTTGGAACAAGGGGAAGATCGTCGGCGCAAAGCCGCCGCTCCGTCCGAAGCACGTCTGGTCGATCCGAACCAAGCTCCAGGTCGAAGGCCGAATGCGCGATCTCGCACTGTTCAACGTCGCCATCGACAGCAAGCTGCGCGGCTGCGACGTCGTAGCCTTGAAAGTTGATGACCTTGCGCCAAGCGGATATTCAGCCGACCGCGCGACCGTCCGACAGAAGAAGACCGGCCGGCCAGTCAAATTTGAACTGACCGAATCGGCCCGGCAGGCAATCGACGACTACCTGCGGGTTACGGGCAAGAAGTCAGGAGAATACCTTTTCACTGGCCGGCGGCTGAGTGGCTATATGACGACCCGCCAGTATGCCCGCCTCCTATCCCATTGGGCCGACATCGGATTGGACCCGCATCTGTTCGGGACGCATTCCCTTCGCCGGACAAAGGCGACCTTGATCTATCGCCGAACCGGCAACCTGCGAGCCGTACAACTCCTTCTGGGGCATACTAAGATCGAGAGCACAGTTCGATATCACGGCATCGAGGTCGACGATGCCCTCGTGATAGCAGAACAAGTCGACATCTGA
- a CDS encoding DUF6894 family protein, which translates to MRFYFDYQDAAGVILDDQGEELPDFAAARDAAMRYLAEGIRDHSPSTLTDKLSVLVRTKEVPIMTVSATIEVAAATPIGEAENSHEGS; encoded by the coding sequence ATGCGGTTCTATTTTGACTATCAGGATGCGGCCGGTGTCATCCTTGACGACCAAGGCGAGGAACTCCCGGACTTCGCGGCCGCGCGGGACGCCGCGATGAGATATTTGGCTGAGGGGATACGAGACCACAGCCCTTCAACCTTAACCGATAAGCTGTCCGTCCTCGTAAGAACGAAAGAGGTCCCGATTATGACCGTCTCGGCTACGATTGAAGTGGCGGCAGCAACACCGATTGGGGAAGCAGAAAACTCTCATGAAGGGAGTTAA
- a CDS encoding Crp/Fnr family transcriptional regulator has protein sequence MQAGFSFSKLADRLVSLCDLSSDDLALLAEMPSTIAHFNSHQAVLRHGDDPTHCCLLLQGYLSWQDSGSADGQITSIAVPGDIADLHSLHQSPVIGNLIALGPAIVTFVPHRFLRTLAERSSAMSRALLLMLLADHAMQRNWAVNLGSRDALTRVAHLICEITVRLQNVGLAKDLKLSSPFTQSDLAAACSISPVHANRTLQELRRARLLQWQGKTLIITDWPGLVRLAGFDPTYLRIRRRDQPSTQSRLTPAEVEMA, from the coding sequence ATGCAGGCAGGCTTTTCCTTCTCCAAGCTCGCCGACCGCCTGGTGAGTCTGTGTGACCTGAGCAGCGATGACCTCGCTCTGCTGGCGGAGATGCCGAGCACAATCGCGCATTTCAACTCACATCAGGCAGTTCTGCGCCACGGCGACGACCCGACACATTGCTGCCTGCTGCTTCAGGGCTACCTCTCGTGGCAAGACAGCGGCAGTGCCGACGGGCAAATTACCTCGATCGCCGTCCCCGGCGATATTGCCGATCTTCACTCGCTTCACCAGTCCCCTGTCATCGGAAATCTGATCGCCCTGGGGCCAGCCATCGTTACCTTCGTGCCGCATCGATTCCTGAGGACTCTTGCTGAGCGCTCATCTGCCATGTCGCGCGCGCTTCTACTGATGCTGCTGGCCGACCATGCCATGCAGCGCAACTGGGCAGTCAACCTCGGCAGCCGCGATGCCCTGACCCGCGTCGCACATTTGATCTGCGAGATCACCGTGCGCTTGCAAAATGTCGGACTCGCGAAGGATCTGAAGTTGTCGTCGCCATTCACCCAGTCAGATCTGGCTGCCGCCTGCAGCATCTCTCCCGTTCATGCAAACCGCACCCTTCAGGAGCTGCGTCGCGCGCGGCTGCTGCAATGGCAGGGCAAGACCTTGATCATAACCGATTGGCCGGGGCTGGTTCGTCTTGCCGGATTCGATCCGACCTATCTTCGTATTCGCCGCCGCGACCAGCCATCCACCCAATCGAGGCTGACACCTGCCGAGGTCGAAATGGCTTGA
- a CDS encoding inositol-3-phosphate synthase, translating to MHSPLAEKRRVRVGIVGVGNCASSFVQGLTYYRNAKSNEPVPGLMNVDLGGYHISDIQIASAFDVNADKVGHDVADAIFTRPNNTHRFAEVAPTGVTVQRGPVLDGIGRYLKDDVPIAAVPEADVSEALASSRTDVLVSYLPVGAQQASEWYAARALEAGCGYVNCIPVFIASNPAWRQRFEDAGLPIIGDDIKSQVGATILHRVLANLFRDRGVRLDRTYQLNVGGNTDFKNMLERERLASKKISKTQAVTSQFDVPMDPDNIHVGPSDHVPWLTDRKFAFIRLEGTTFGGVPLSAEVKLEVWDSPNSAGVVIDAVRCAKLAMDRGLAGALTGPSSYFMKSPPQQFTDAEAARRTRAFIDDKAHV from the coding sequence ATGCATTCCCCTCTTGCGGAAAAAAGGCGCGTGCGCGTCGGTATCGTCGGCGTCGGTAATTGCGCAAGCTCATTCGTCCAGGGGCTCACCTACTATCGCAACGCCAAGTCCAACGAACCGGTGCCGGGGCTGATGAACGTCGATCTCGGCGGTTATCACATCAGCGACATTCAGATCGCATCCGCCTTTGACGTCAACGCCGACAAGGTGGGACACGACGTGGCCGATGCGATCTTCACGAGACCAAACAACACGCATCGCTTTGCTGAGGTCGCGCCGACCGGCGTGACCGTGCAGCGCGGCCCTGTCCTCGACGGCATCGGCCGTTACCTCAAAGATGACGTGCCAATCGCCGCGGTTCCGGAAGCCGACGTCTCGGAGGCGCTCGCATCGTCCAGAACGGACGTGCTCGTGTCCTACCTGCCCGTCGGCGCCCAGCAGGCCAGCGAATGGTATGCGGCGCGCGCGCTCGAAGCTGGATGCGGCTACGTCAACTGCATTCCCGTGTTCATCGCCTCCAATCCGGCATGGCGACAGCGCTTCGAGGATGCCGGCTTACCCATCATTGGTGACGACATCAAAAGCCAGGTTGGAGCAACCATCTTGCATCGCGTGCTCGCGAACCTGTTCCGCGATCGCGGCGTCCGGCTCGACCGTACCTATCAGCTCAATGTCGGCGGCAACACCGATTTCAAGAACATGCTTGAGCGCGAGCGGCTCGCATCGAAGAAGATTTCCAAAACGCAGGCCGTGACCAGCCAGTTCGACGTCCCCATGGACCCCGACAACATCCATGTCGGGCCAAGCGACCATGTGCCCTGGCTCACCGACCGCAAATTCGCCTTCATCCGGCTCGAGGGCACGACCTTCGGCGGCGTTCCCCTCAGCGCTGAGGTCAAGCTCGAAGTCTGGGATTCCCCGAACTCGGCCGGGGTTGTCATTGATGCCGTTCGCTGCGCCAAGCTGGCAATGGATCGCGGGCTTGCCGGTGCGCTCACCGGCCCGTCGAGTTACTTTATGAAGTCGCCGCCTCAGCAATTCACCGATGCAGAGGCTGCCCGCCGCACCCGCGCCTTCATCGACGACAAGGCGCACGTCTGA
- a CDS encoding histidine phosphatase family protein, which produces MASVVHLVRHGHHALLGRTLCGRMDGVTLSKTGSEEIARCARNISPRPSLIQSSPRRRCVQSASILSAHFRLPIEIVPALDELNYGEWTDRSFADLHNDRQWSHWNTCRGSARPPGGESMRSLQRRVVNHLEQLRNDPLAGIVIAVSHAEPIRAALLHYACMRLDDFLSIEIDPASISTLSAEDRGFSVTTINQRVPA; this is translated from the coding sequence ATGGCTAGTGTCGTTCATCTTGTCCGCCACGGCCACCACGCATTGCTCGGCCGCACCCTGTGCGGCCGAATGGACGGTGTCACGCTCTCCAAGACCGGTTCCGAAGAGATCGCACGTTGCGCACGCAACATCAGCCCGCGACCGTCCCTGATTCAATCCAGCCCGCGGCGACGCTGCGTGCAGTCCGCCTCCATACTGTCGGCTCACTTTCGGTTACCGATCGAGATCGTCCCTGCACTCGACGAGCTCAACTATGGCGAATGGACCGACCGCTCTTTCGCCGATTTGCACAATGATCGGCAATGGTCACACTGGAACACATGTCGTGGCAGCGCGCGTCCGCCAGGCGGCGAAAGCATGCGGTCTCTGCAACGTCGCGTTGTCAATCATCTGGAGCAGCTGCGCAATGATCCTCTCGCCGGCATCGTGATAGCCGTCAGTCATGCCGAGCCGATCCGCGCGGCGCTGCTGCATTACGCATGCATGCGGCTTGACGACTTTCTGTCCATAGAGATCGACCCGGCCAGCATCAGTACCCTCAGCGCCGAAGACCGCGGATTTAGCGTCACGACGATCAATCAGCGGGTGCCGGCGTGA
- a CDS encoding glycosyltransferase, producing the protein MKIVIFGLTISSSWGNGHATLWRGLCKHLARLGHTIVFFERDVPYYADTRDLLELPSGRLELFACWDEIALSARRHVREADAAIVTSYCPDAVAATDLIWSEKRAVSIFYDLDTSVTLARVKAGDPVPYIGSRGLSDFDLVLSFSGGPRIQDDFRRILGAREVRPLYNHVDTDIHRPAASQPQYRADLSYLGTYSRDRQAALEALLVDAADTRQDLRFLIAGAQYPDDFPWSSNIYFVRHLPPSEHASFFASSRMTLNVTRQAMADAGWCPSGRLFEAAACGAPLLTDDWPGISDFFTPGEEIMLAHDAGDTLSALTLTDAELQRMARRARERTLSQHTSDRRASELVSLIEQARPRALTSDGATA; encoded by the coding sequence GTGAAGATCGTCATATTCGGGCTCACGATCTCCTCTTCCTGGGGAAACGGCCACGCCACCCTCTGGCGTGGCCTTTGCAAGCATCTCGCGCGGCTCGGACATACGATCGTGTTCTTCGAGCGTGACGTGCCCTATTATGCCGACACAAGAGACTTGCTCGAGCTTCCTTCAGGTCGCCTCGAACTGTTCGCGTGCTGGGATGAGATAGCCCTTTCGGCACGCCGGCACGTTCGCGAGGCCGATGCCGCCATCGTCACGTCCTACTGCCCTGATGCCGTCGCAGCCACGGACCTCATCTGGTCGGAAAAGCGCGCTGTTTCCATCTTCTACGACCTCGATACCTCCGTGACGCTCGCCCGGGTGAAGGCTGGTGATCCAGTCCCCTATATCGGCTCGCGCGGTCTCTCAGACTTTGACCTGGTCCTGAGCTTCTCGGGTGGCCCCAGGATCCAGGACGACTTCCGACGCATCCTTGGCGCCCGCGAGGTCCGGCCGCTCTACAATCACGTCGACACTGACATTCACCGGCCAGCGGCTTCTCAGCCGCAGTATCGCGCCGATCTCTCCTACCTCGGCACGTATTCGAGAGATCGCCAGGCCGCACTCGAGGCTCTCCTCGTAGACGCGGCGGATACCCGGCAGGATCTGCGCTTCCTGATCGCCGGAGCGCAATATCCGGACGATTTCCCCTGGTCTTCCAATATCTACTTTGTCCGCCACCTGCCCCCATCAGAGCATGCATCGTTCTTCGCTTCGTCCCGCATGACGCTGAACGTAACGCGCCAGGCGATGGCCGACGCAGGATGGTGTCCCTCGGGCCGGCTGTTTGAAGCTGCGGCTTGCGGAGCTCCACTTCTGACCGACGATTGGCCCGGAATCAGCGACTTTTTTACGCCAGGCGAGGAAATCATGCTCGCGCACGACGCCGGCGATACGCTCTCCGCGCTGACGCTGACCGACGCTGAGCTCCAGCGCATGGCAAGACGCGCGCGTGAGCGAACTCTCAGTCAGCATACCTCCGACAGACGCGCCTCGGAACTCGTCAGCCTGATCGAACAGGCACGGCCGCGCGCACTCACGAGCGATGGAGCGACTGCGTGA
- a CDS encoding TIGR04290 family methyltransferase: MNQRLISKDEIRRRVDDLGPWFHNLDLDGVRTAPSHFLGDYPMVKWRHFASVVPERLEGKSVLDIGCNAGFYAMEMKRRGAERVLGLDTDEAYLAQARFAAEVNGLRIEFRKMSTYDIGQLGETFDLVIFMGVLYHLRHPLLALDLIHEHVARDLLLFQSMQRGGAHIDAVDENYDFWTTDQFDSAGYPKLHFIENEYADDPTNWWVPNRACVEAMLRSAGFSIAAHPEDEVYLCKRSERPQSNGSAHLFRGIER, encoded by the coding sequence GTGAATCAAAGACTTATTTCGAAGGACGAAATCCGCCGGCGCGTCGACGATCTGGGACCCTGGTTCCACAATCTTGATCTCGATGGTGTTCGGACTGCTCCATCGCATTTCCTTGGCGACTATCCCATGGTGAAATGGCGCCACTTCGCCAGCGTGGTTCCGGAACGGCTTGAGGGCAAGTCCGTGCTCGACATCGGCTGCAACGCGGGTTTCTACGCCATGGAGATGAAGCGGCGCGGCGCCGAGCGCGTCCTGGGCCTGGATACCGACGAAGCCTATCTCGCCCAAGCGCGCTTTGCCGCCGAAGTGAACGGGCTCCGCATCGAGTTTCGCAAAATGTCCACATACGATATCGGACAGCTCGGAGAGACATTCGACCTCGTGATATTTATGGGCGTGCTCTACCATCTGCGACACCCGCTACTTGCACTCGACCTCATCCACGAGCATGTCGCCCGTGATCTCCTGCTGTTTCAATCCATGCAGCGAGGCGGCGCTCACATCGACGCCGTTGACGAAAACTACGACTTTTGGACCACGGACCAGTTCGACTCCGCCGGGTATCCAAAGCTTCATTTCATCGAGAATGAATATGCTGACGATCCCACCAATTGGTGGGTCCCCAACCGGGCCTGCGTCGAGGCTATGTTGCGGAGTGCCGGTTTTTCCATCGCGGCGCACCCGGAAGATGAAGTCTATCTCTGCAAGCGATCGGAACGTCCGCAGTCCAACGGTTCAGCCCATCTGTTCCGGGGGATCGAGCGATGA
- a CDS encoding beta-xylosidase: MIEAAKIWNEPNNKSHWDIVLDPDWAQFASLAIAAGKAICGARAALPRVLGGLSPIDPSFIRNMKARGVLDHFDAVAVHGFPLDWNLWQIGEWPAKIEDIKAVTSLPVWVTEVGVSSFGAEEVQAWGLRRTAELLIDRAPRIYWYSLYDLPSTWEATTRHKEAEGSSYYRHFHMGLLREDGSPKAAAALFEEYAHAMGLCQWFHFEDRRLDSAVQWMRRLGVTHLRTGLSWADSFRPNALDWFDRQMDALAEFRVTVTFCFTPEHRGMEPHHTSPPRDVNEFADFCAQMVDRYCAQTGIAVPQRLVAPVVTSD, encoded by the coding sequence ATGATCGAGGCAGCAAAGATCTGGAACGAACCGAACAACAAATCGCATTGGGATATCGTGCTCGATCCGGATTGGGCCCAATTTGCGAGCCTCGCCATCGCGGCGGGTAAGGCGATCTGCGGCGCACGGGCGGCGTTGCCGCGCGTGCTCGGCGGCCTCTCGCCGATCGATCCGTCCTTCATACGCAATATGAAGGCACGGGGCGTCCTCGATCATTTCGATGCAGTCGCCGTTCATGGATTCCCGCTCGACTGGAACCTCTGGCAGATCGGTGAGTGGCCGGCCAAGATCGAGGACATCAAGGCTGTAACCTCGCTGCCGGTCTGGGTCACAGAGGTCGGCGTCTCATCCTTCGGCGCCGAAGAAGTGCAAGCCTGGGGCCTAAGACGGACTGCCGAGCTCCTGATCGACCGCGCACCGCGCATCTATTGGTACAGCCTCTACGATCTGCCCTCGACCTGGGAAGCCACGACGCGGCACAAGGAGGCCGAGGGATCGTCCTATTACCGGCATTTCCATATGGGCCTGCTGCGCGAGGACGGCTCGCCGAAGGCCGCAGCGGCACTTTTCGAGGAGTACGCCCATGCCATGGGGCTCTGTCAGTGGTTTCACTTTGAAGATCGTCGCCTCGATAGCGCCGTACAGTGGATGCGTCGTTTAGGCGTCACTCATCTCAGGACCGGCCTGTCATGGGCCGACAGTTTTCGTCCCAACGCACTCGACTGGTTCGACCGTCAGATGGACGCTCTGGCGGAGTTTCGGGTGACCGTTACTTTCTGCTTTACACCCGAGCATCGCGGCATGGAGCCACATCACACCAGCCCGCCCCGCGACGTGAATGAGTTTGCCGATTTTTGTGCGCAGATGGTCGACCGTTACTGCGCGCAGACTGGCATAGCCGTTCCCCAACGCCTCGTCGCGCCAGTTGTGACAAGCGATTAG
- a CDS encoding NAD-dependent epimerase/dehydratase family protein yields the protein MARVLITGGAGFIGSHATDVLLAAGYDVRILDNLSPQVHGSGRPRPAYLAREAELLVGDVTEASIVEQALRGTDMVLHLASAVGVGQSMYDIEPYVRTNELGTAVLLQALSRHPVERLVVASSMSIYGEGLYRTHDQSVVNGGERSVERLRRGEWELRDASGGLLEPAPTPETKNPSLSSVYALNKFAQERMCLITGKAYGIPTLALRFFNVFGPRQALSNPYTGVLAIFAARLLNGRPPLVFEDGEQRRDFVHVHDVARACRIALETEHAQNVFNVGSGQSRTILSVAQDLADVMGRRDIAPEITRKFRAGDIRHCFADIGKSRDLLAFEPHVAFKDGLEELAAYLADQIADDQAERATNELLQRGLVA from the coding sequence ATGGCGCGAGTATTGATTACAGGCGGCGCAGGATTCATCGGCTCACACGCAACAGACGTACTGCTCGCTGCCGGCTATGATGTGAGAATTCTCGACAATCTTTCTCCGCAGGTCCATGGCAGCGGCCGCCCACGTCCAGCCTACCTCGCAAGGGAAGCCGAACTCCTCGTCGGCGACGTCACGGAGGCCAGCATCGTCGAACAGGCGCTGCGGGGCACGGATATGGTCCTGCATCTCGCCTCCGCTGTCGGCGTCGGCCAGAGCATGTACGACATCGAACCGTATGTTAGGACGAATGAGCTTGGCACCGCCGTACTATTGCAGGCCCTTTCGAGGCATCCGGTTGAGCGGCTGGTGGTCGCATCGTCCATGAGCATATACGGCGAAGGTCTTTACCGCACGCACGATCAGAGTGTTGTCAACGGCGGAGAACGGTCCGTAGAGCGGCTCCGCAGAGGCGAATGGGAGCTGCGCGATGCAAGTGGTGGGTTGCTTGAGCCCGCACCTACGCCGGAGACCAAGAACCCATCGCTTAGCTCGGTCTACGCGCTCAATAAGTTTGCGCAGGAACGCATGTGCCTCATCACGGGCAAGGCTTACGGCATTCCGACCCTCGCGCTACGTTTTTTCAACGTGTTTGGTCCACGACAGGCCCTATCCAATCCTTACACCGGGGTGCTCGCGATCTTTGCTGCCCGACTGCTCAACGGACGCCCTCCGCTCGTCTTTGAAGACGGCGAGCAGCGGCGCGATTTCGTCCATGTACACGACGTCGCCCGTGCCTGCCGCATCGCGCTGGAGACAGAGCATGCGCAGAACGTGTTCAATGTAGGCTCGGGTCAAAGCCGGACGATTCTATCGGTCGCACAGGACCTGGCTGATGTGATGGGGCGCCGCGACATCGCACCCGAGATCACGAGGAAATTTCGCGCCGGTGACATCAGGCACTGCTTCGCGGACATCGGCAAGTCGCGTGACCTGCTCGCCTTCGAACCACACGTCGCGTTCAAAGATGGGCTTGAAGAGCTCGCCGCATATCTCGCCGACCAGATCGCCGACGATCAAGCCGAACGAGCGACCAACGAACTGCTGCAGCGAGGATTGGTCGCGTGA